Proteins encoded together in one Sylvia atricapilla isolate bSylAtr1 chromosome 2, bSylAtr1.pri, whole genome shotgun sequence window:
- the LOC136357879 gene encoding protein-lysine methyltransferase METTL21E-like isoform X3: MGRRFFPELIAYKAWEGFHFAGHEIRITEATDCYGAVVWPSALVLCYFLETNSKQYCLVDKNVIEIGAGTGLVSIVASLLGAFVTATDLPELLGNLQHNVLQNTKQKCKHQPCVKELSWGIDLEKNFPRSSCHFDYIMAADVVYHHPFLDELLLTFDHLCNNDTVILWAMKFRLENENRFVDRFQALFDLEMISNFPSLNIALYKAMRKGRMKARPSKLKV, from the exons ATGGGGAGGcgtttttttcctgaacttaTAGCTTATAAAGCCTGGGAAGGCTTTCACTTTGCTGGCCATGAGATAAGAATTACAGAAGCCACTGATTGTTACGGGGCAGTCGTCTGGCCATCG GCTCTtgttctgtgttattttttggAAACTAACTCTAAACAATACTGTTTGGTTGACAAAAATGTGATTGAAATTGGAGCTGGAACTGGCTTGGTCTCCATAGTAGCCAGCTTGCTGG GTGCCTTTGTGACTGCCACAGATTTGCCAGAACTATTGGGAAATCTTCAGCACAACGTTCtccaaaacacaaagcagaaatgcaaGCACCAGCCTTGTGTTAAGGAGCTGTCTTGGGGAATTGATCTGGAAAAGAACTTTCCTAGGTCTTCCTGTCACTTTGATTACATTATGGCTGCTGATGTAGTTTACCACCATCCATTCCTGGACGAACTTCTCCTAACTTTTGATCACTTGTGCAATAATGACACTGTTATTCTGTGGGCCATGAAGTTTAGGTTGGAGAATGAGAACAGATTTGTGGATAGATTTCAGGCACTGTTTGACTTAGAGATGATTTCTAATTTTCCCAGTTTGAACATAGCCTTGTACAAAGCAATGAGGAAGGGCAGGATGAAAGCCAGACCTTCCAAACTGAAGGTCTGA
- the LOC136357879 gene encoding protein-lysine methyltransferase METTL21E-like isoform X2, which yields MDLTSSQDNHLQNQWVREFERREGEKEDEQIVAEIMGRRFFPELIAYKAWEGFHFAGHEIRITEATDCYGAVVWPSALVLCYFLETNSKQYCLVDKNVIEIGAGTGLVSIVASLLGAFVTATDLPELLGNLQHNVLQNTKQKCKHQPCVKELSWGIDLEKNFPRSSCHFDYIMAADVVYHHPFLDELLLTFDHLCNNDTVILWAMKFRLENENRFVDRFQALFDLEMISNFPSLNIALYKAMRKGRMKARPSKLKV from the exons gggaaaaagaagatgaaCAGATAGTTGCAGAAATCATGGGGAGGcgtttttttcctgaacttaTAGCTTATAAAGCCTGGGAAGGCTTTCACTTTGCTGGCCATGAGATAAGAATTACAGAAGCCACTGATTGTTACGGGGCAGTCGTCTGGCCATCG GCTCTtgttctgtgttattttttggAAACTAACTCTAAACAATACTGTTTGGTTGACAAAAATGTGATTGAAATTGGAGCTGGAACTGGCTTGGTCTCCATAGTAGCCAGCTTGCTGG GTGCCTTTGTGACTGCCACAGATTTGCCAGAACTATTGGGAAATCTTCAGCACAACGTTCtccaaaacacaaagcagaaatgcaaGCACCAGCCTTGTGTTAAGGAGCTGTCTTGGGGAATTGATCTGGAAAAGAACTTTCCTAGGTCTTCCTGTCACTTTGATTACATTATGGCTGCTGATGTAGTTTACCACCATCCATTCCTGGACGAACTTCTCCTAACTTTTGATCACTTGTGCAATAATGACACTGTTATTCTGTGGGCCATGAAGTTTAGGTTGGAGAATGAGAACAGATTTGTGGATAGATTTCAGGCACTGTTTGACTTAGAGATGATTTCTAATTTTCCCAGTTTGAACATAGCCTTGTACAAAGCAATGAGGAAGGGCAGGATGAAAGCCAGACCTTCCAAACTGAAGGTCTGA